From the Anolis sagrei isolate rAnoSag1 chromosome 12, rAnoSag1.mat, whole genome shotgun sequence genome, one window contains:
- the LINGO4 gene encoding leucine-rich repeat and immunoglobulin-like domain-containing nogo receptor-interacting protein 4: MAAKPLPDSPSWMSWRTLLFLIPAAFLVGFGESCPSKCVCPAHNTAVFCNSRNLTTVPGRIPPDSEFLDLSRNSLHTLREGMFSRLWVLKELDLSHNMISNIEEQTFNCLRNLMTLRLKGNRLDMVPEGVFTGLPNLSILDISENRILVFLDHSFRDLSNLRKLETGDNHLVFISSQAFSGLWSLQQLTLEKCNITSVPTEALSHLRQLVELRLKVLNVTTIPNYAFQTLHHLKDLEIHRWPFLTSLQSESLSGLNITSLSITKCNLHDVPYKAIKHLAHLRFLDLSYNPISVIQGKRLVDLSRLQEFHLTGGQLATIQAHAFQGLVHFRLLNVSSNDLQTLEEKVFHSVGNLEVLRLDRNPLACDCRLLWIVRRRRRLNFESRQPICSTNSTRKGKTFHKISEVPPGHFRCRKPKIVDKALQKVNVEEGGQANLTCKSEGDPPPVVSWVSPQNVTLDMGRRGRMVVLPDGSLKIHYALLGDSGSYHCIASNAAGIDMMEAYLHVSIPLFNSSAFANNASLLSDPGNQLPFLVDLGTLVGILVIGVVPFLCSVMICFVFIFLWSKGRGNAKHHVIESVPRFPRGYKAITNKNRTPTKKPR; the protein is encoded by the coding sequence ATGGCAGCCAAGCCCTTACCTGATTCTCCATCTTGGATGAGCTGGAGGACCCTGCTGTTCCTCATCCCAGCAGCCTTCTTGGTGGGCTTCGGAGAGAGCTGCCCATCCAAGTGTGTCTGTCCTGCCCATAACACCGCTGTCTTCTGCAACAGCCGGAATCTGACCACCGTTCCTGGAAGGATCCCTCCAGATTCTGAGTTCTTGGACCTGAGTCGCAACTCCCTCCACACCTTGAGGGAGGGCATGTTCTCTCGCCTCTGGGTCCTGAAGGAGCTGGACCTCAGCCACAACATGATCTCCAATATCGAAGAGCAGACCTTCAATTGCCTACGGAACTTGATGACCCTCCGGTTGAAAGGGAACCGGTTGGACATGGTCCCGGAGGGTGTCTTCACAGGGCTACCCAACCTCTCCATCCTGGACATCAGCGAAAACCGGATCCTTGTTTTCCTGGACCACTCCTTCAGGGATCTCTCCAACCTCAGGAAGCTGGAGACAGGGGACAACCACCTGGTCTTCATCTCCAGCCAAGCATTTAGTGGCCTTTGGAGCCTCCAGCAGCTGACCCTGGAGAAATGCAATATCACTAGCGTCCCGACCGAGGCCCTCTCCCATCTCCGCCAACTTGTGGAGCTCCGGCTCAAAGTCTTGAATGTCACCACCATCCCCAACTATGCTTTCCAAACACTGCATCACCTCAAGGATCTAGAAATCCATCGGTGGCCTTTCCTGACCTCACTGCAGTCTGAGAGTCTCTCCGGCCTGAACATCACCTCCTTGTCTATCACCAAGTGCAACCTACATGACGTTCCTTACAAAGCCATCAAGCACTTGGCTCACCTCCGTTTCCTCGATCTCTCATACAACCCCATCTCTGTGATCCAAGGGAAGCGGCTGGTTGATCTCTCCCGTCTTCAGGAGTTCCACCTCACGGGTGGACAACTGGCCACCATACAAGCCCATGCCTTTCAGGGCCTGGTCCACTTTCGTCTCCTCAATGTCTCCAGCAATGATTTGCAGACCCTTGAGGAGAAGGTCTTCCACTCAGTGGGGAACTTGGAGGTTCTCCGATTAGACCGGAACCCCCTGGCTTGTGATTGCCGCCTCCTCTGGATCGTtcggagaaggaggaggctcaATTTTGAGTCCCGGCAACCGATCTGTTCTACCAACTCCACCAGGAAAGGAAAGACCTTCCATAAAATCTCAGAGGTCCCACCCGGTCACTTCAGGTGTAGGAAGCCAAAGATTGTGGACAAGGCTCTCCAGAAAGTGAACGTTGAGGAAGGTGGCCAAGCCAACTTGACTTGCAAAAGCGAGGGAGATCCACCTCCTGTGGTTTCGTGGGTCTCTCCTCAAAACGTGACATTGGACATGGGCCGCAGAGGCCGGATGGTGGTCCTTCCTGATGGTTCCTTGAAGATCCACTATGCCTTGCTTGGAGATAGTGGGTCGTACCACTGCATCGCCAGCAACGCTGCAGGCATCGACATGATGGAGGCCTACCTCCATGTCTCTATACCTCTTTTCAACAGCTCTGCATTCGCAAACAACGCCAGCTTACTCAGCGATCCGGGCAACCAGCTCCCCTTCCTGGTGGACCTCGGGACCTTGGTGGGCATCTTGGTCATTGGGGTGGTGCCCTTCCTGTGCTCAGTCATGATTTGCTTCGTCTTTATCTTTCTCTGGAGTAAAGGCAGAGGGAACGCCAAGCACCACGTGATTGAATCGGTGCCCCGTTTCCCCCGTGGGTACAAGGCCATCACTAACAAAAACAGAACCCCAACTAAAAAACCCAGATGA